The sequence below is a genomic window from Campylobacter concisus.
TAGCTTTATCTTCGTCGATATCCTCGATGTATTGAAGCAAATCAGTCGCATCATCGCTCTCTAGCTCTTCAAGTGCTTCTACGATCTTTTCAGCTGGAAGTTGTTCGATCACATCTTTTAGCATATGATCAGGTAACTCAATAGCAACATCACCTAAAATTTCAGGATCTAGCTTCTCAAGATAGTGAGCAAAAAGCTCTTCATCGTGCTTTTTAAGTGTTTTTAGGTGCTGGGCTAGCTCGTAAGGTGAGAGTTCATTGTCTTCTAAATTTTCATCTAAATGCTGATCTATCAGCTCTTTTGCTTCATCTAGTTCTTGATTCAAAATTTGCCTTTAAAATTCTATTACGTTAGGGAAAAATTCCACTTTATGATACTCTTTTTCGTTGCTTAAAGCATTTTTTATTAGCTCATCATTTTTACTAACAACTGCTTTAAATTTAGCTGATTCTTTCTTATCCTCTAGGCTTTTAACGACCTTTATTGCACTTTCTGGATTGATAGGTTTATTGTCTCTATAAAGACCAAAATGAAGGTGTGGCCCTGTGCTCATACCGCTTGTGCCAACGTAGGCTATAAGCGTGCCTTGTTTGACTTTTAGACCACCTTTTATGCCTTTAGCAAAGCCATTTAGGTGAGCATAAAGTGTCTCGTAGCCACCAGCATGAGAGATGATGACGGTTCTGCCATATCCGCTTTTTTGTCCGACAAATTTAACCGTACCATCGCCTGCGGCTTTGATTGGTGTACCTTTTGGAGCACCGTAGTCAACGCCAAGGTGCGCTCTATATCTTTGTAAAATAGGGTGCCATCTTTTTAGAGTAAAAGCTGATGTGATTCTAGCGTTTGCAAGAGGGCGAACTAGTAAAAATTTATCATTTTTCTTTCCGTTTTTATCATAAAATTTATCTTCAAATTTATACATGACATATCGTTTATTTTTTGTTTCTATCATCGCAGCATAGATTTCTGGAGTGCCAAAAGAGCGGCCCATACGTATTTTTTGATTATAAACGATAGCGATCGTATCGCCTTTGTTTATCTTTTTAAAATCAATGCCACTTCCTTTAAAAATTTCTTTAAAGCCAAGAGCTAGCGTGCCAGAGCCAGTGTAGTCAAAAATGTCTTCAGAGACTGATTTATCGACCTTTAAGGCTAAAAATTTATCCTCACTTTGATAAGAGATGGGAAGAAATTCGAGCTTAAATTTATCATTGTCATCTCTAAAAATATGCATTTGAAGCTCGTCACTAACAGGGATTAGTACTTGTTTAGTGTTACCGTTGTCGTCTTTATAAATTTGATACTTTGTGCCAGCGATGATCTCTTCTGTTAGCTCTTGATCTTCGGTTGCTAAGTTATAGTAAAGTGAAAGTGGGATTTTGTTTGTCTCTAAGAAATTTAAGAAGTTACTTCCATTTGGCCAGCTAAGCTCGTCGACACTTGGCTTTATAGCGTATAAATTTATAGATAATATTGCAAAAATTATAAAAATACGAGGCATTAATGTCCTTTTAAAAAGCTGGTGGGATTTTAACTAAAACTTGCTTTAATTTTGCAAAAGATAAAGCATTTTAGGCTATAATCGCTCTAAAAATTTAAACTTAGGAGATATTTTTGAAACGTATATTTGTGATTTTATCGCTAGTTTTTGGCTTTGCTTTTGGGGCTGATTTTTCTTTAAATGAGTATAGAACTCCTATAATTAGCGTCGATAGTGATGGCACAGCGACGATAGTTGATAGTCCAGAAATTTTAATCGGCTCAAGTGGTGTTGTGCTTCATAAATTTGACACTGATAGCTCTATCATAGCAAGAGTTAGCGTTATCTCAAAAAATTCTGGCTTTGCTAAGATTAGATTTGAGGTGTTTGATCTACTTGAGCAAAAGGCGCTCCCGCTTCCAGGCATTGCACCTGCAAATGGCGATATGGTCGTGCTAAACTATCTTTATAACCGCTCATTAATCATCGTGCCAAATAAAGAAATTTACGAAGAGATCACATCTGCGTTTCCAAATATGATATTTATCCACCCAGATATTATAGGAGCGTATCTAAGCTACGAATACAAGCCAAATCCAAGCAGAGATGACTTTAGAAAAATGTGTGCTCAAAGTGCAGCTGGTCTAATTTTCGTAGCGATGGATGGCAGAAGCGTTTTTGCCGATTGCCAAAGCTTTAAAGTGCTAAAAGAATTTAAAAGTGGCGAGGTTGAGTACTATCAGCTACCATTTTATACAAGAGTTAGCGACATAGACACTGTGTTTTGGAAGCTAAATAGTGAGCACATCAACAACTACGACGCTCACTACGAAAAACTTTTTGAAGAAGATAACTGATAAATGAGCCGTTTGTCCTTAAGTAAGCAAAGCTTAAAAGAGTTTTTAAATTTGCTCCCAACGCTTAAGGACAAAGAGCTCTTTCACTATGCCTCAAGCCTTAGTTTTCATACGATTTTATCGATCATTCCGATACTTCTTATATCGTTTTCTATCTTTACAAAACTGCCTAGTTTTGAGGATTATTACGCCAAAATTCAGGACTTTATATTTTCGGCTCTTTTGCCAAGTAATCAAGAGATCATCTCAAACTACTTGCAAAATTTCTTACAAAATAGCGGAAATTTAGGCATAGTTGGCTTTGTGGCGATGATATTTACATCAGCCATGTTTTTTAGTGACTATGAATATGTAGTTTTAAAAGTGACACGTGCGAGTAAGGCTAGAGGATTTTGGTCAGCACTTAGCTCGTATTGGACGCTTATCACGCTCGCGCCACTTGGTCTTGCTGGTAGTTTCTACCTCTCAAGCCTCATTCAAGAGATGCTAAACTCAAACGTAATCACAAACTCGATAAATTTTTTAAGCATATTCCCATATCTCATCATCTGGGCGATATTTTGCATCACATATCTCATCTCAGTAAATGACGAGATAAAATTTAAGAGCGCATTTTTTAGCTCATTTGCCGCCTCGCTTGTTTGGTATATTGGCAAGTCGGCCTTTGTCTATTATGTCCTTTATAATAAAACCTATCTAAGCGTTTATGGCTCGTTTTCAGCAGTGCTTTTCTTTTTTGTCTGGATCTACATCTCGTGGATCATCTTTTTATATGGGCTAAAGCTTTGTGCTTATCTCTCAAACAGCTCCAAATTTAAAAGATAAATTTAATAGTTAGTACCAGCTGGCAATATATTTTTATAAATTTACCAGCTGGTGTGATTTGTATTATTTTATGTAGAATATTATGTAAAATCAGCGTTTAAACTCGTAAATTTCTATCTTTACTCCAAGCTCTTTGCTAAATTCTTTAGCCTTTTTCTCTAGCTCTTCTTTGTCAAAGCAGATAAGATCTATGTAAGATCGCATCTCGCCATTTGCTTCACCTATGATCTCACAAATTTCACTCTCTTTTAGCGCGTCTGAAATTTTGTTTTTGCTATCAACGCCAAACTGTATGTCGCCAC
It includes:
- a CDS encoding peptidoglycan DD-metalloendopeptidase family protein, whose amino-acid sequence is MPRIFIIFAILSINLYAIKPSVDELSWPNGSNFLNFLETNKIPLSLYYNLATEDQELTEEIIAGTKYQIYKDDNGNTKQVLIPVSDELQMHIFRDDNDKFKLEFLPISYQSEDKFLALKVDKSVSEDIFDYTGSGTLALGFKEIFKGSGIDFKKINKGDTIAIVYNQKIRMGRSFGTPEIYAAMIETKNKRYVMYKFEDKFYDKNGKKNDKFLLVRPLANARITSAFTLKRWHPILQRYRAHLGVDYGAPKGTPIKAAGDGTVKFVGQKSGYGRTVIISHAGGYETLYAHLNGFAKGIKGGLKVKQGTLIAYVGTSGMSTGPHLHFGLYRDNKPINPESAIKVVKSLEDKKESAKFKAVVSKNDELIKNALSNEKEYHKVEFFPNVIEF
- a CDS encoding plasminogen-binding N-terminal domain-containing protein encodes the protein MKRIFVILSLVFGFAFGADFSLNEYRTPIISVDSDGTATIVDSPEILIGSSGVVLHKFDTDSSIIARVSVISKNSGFAKIRFEVFDLLEQKALPLPGIAPANGDMVVLNYLYNRSLIIVPNKEIYEEITSAFPNMIFIHPDIIGAYLSYEYKPNPSRDDFRKMCAQSAAGLIFVAMDGRSVFADCQSFKVLKEFKSGEVEYYQLPFYTRVSDIDTVFWKLNSEHINNYDAHYEKLFEEDN
- a CDS encoding YihY family inner membrane protein, with protein sequence MSRLSLSKQSLKEFLNLLPTLKDKELFHYASSLSFHTILSIIPILLISFSIFTKLPSFEDYYAKIQDFIFSALLPSNQEIISNYLQNFLQNSGNLGIVGFVAMIFTSAMFFSDYEYVVLKVTRASKARGFWSALSSYWTLITLAPLGLAGSFYLSSLIQEMLNSNVITNSINFLSIFPYLIIWAIFCITYLISVNDEIKFKSAFFSSFAASLVWYIGKSAFVYYVLYNKTYLSVYGSFSAVLFFFVWIYISWIIFLYGLKLCAYLSNSSKFKR